In Oncorhynchus mykiss isolate Arlee unplaced genomic scaffold, USDA_OmykA_1.1 un_scaffold_416, whole genome shotgun sequence, one genomic interval encodes:
- the LOC118956113 gene encoding histone H2A: MSGRGKTGGKARAKAKTRSSRAGLQFPVGRVHRLLRKGNYAERVGAGAPVYLAAVLEYLTAEILELAGNAARDNKKTRIIPRHLQLAVRNDEELNKLLGGVTIAQGGVLPNIQAVLLPKKTEKAVKAK, from the coding sequence ATGAGCGGAAGAGGCAAAACCGGAGGCAAGGCCAGGGCGAAGGCAAAGACACGTTCATCCCGTGCCGGGCTCCAGTTCCCCGTGGGCCGTGTGCACAGGCTGCTGCGTAAAGGCAACTACGCCGAGCGTGTGGGCGCTGGCGCACCAGTGTACCTGGCCGCAGTGCTCGAGTACCTGACTGCTGAGATCCTGGAGTTGGCCGGAAACGCTGCCCGTGACAACAAGAAGACTCGTATCATCCCCCGTCACCTGCAGCTGGCAGTCCGTAACGACGAGGAGCTGAACAAACTGCTTGGCGGCGTGACCATCGCGCAGGGTGGTGTTCTGCCCAACATCCAGGCAGTGCTGCTCCCCAAGAAGACTGAGAAGGCCGTCAAAGCCAAGTAA